The region AAGGCGAATTCAATGAATTCCCTCACGGTCATGTCCGGAGGGACTGTCTTCAGCTCGGTTGTCATTATGTCCCTCACTCTGAACCTGCTCAGCAGGGCTTCCATACGTGAATACTTGAGCTCCTCCGCTGCACCGAGATAGATGAATATTGCAATGAATGTGAGCCACAGATTGTAAACGAGTCCCGCAATTCCCATGAAGATCGCTATGGCCTTACCAGCTTCAGCCGAAAAATAGGTCGCCTTCCGATAACCTATTTTTTCAGACAGCAAACCTCTCAGAACTCTACCACCATCAAGAGGAAATGCAGGAATCAGGTTGAAGATTGCAATAATCAGGTTGATCCTGTAAAAAACAGCCGAAAATTCGGAAAGAGGTTTCAGAGAACTTCCGGACAAAATGTAAAATACCACTGCTATGAATACACTGACTGCCGGCCCTGAAAGTGAGATTATCGCCTCCCTCATACCCCTCGCAGGTTTTTCGATGAGTGCCAGCCCACCGAATATGAAAAGTATAATCTCTCGAACATTGTGGCCGAATCTTTTGCTGACCACAGCATGGCCCAGTTCATGGAGAAATACAGCCAGAAACAGCGATACCGCTGCTACGATGGCCATCACGGCCGAGTATTCGCTACCTCTGAAGCCGTACGGATACTCCTGTATGTAGAAGATATACGCCAGAAAGGCTATGACTATAAAAAGAGAGTAGTGAACCTTGACGTCAATTCCCGATACCCTGAACAGTCTTATCGATGCCATAAAAAAAGTGGTTCAAAAGGATAATTAATTTTCCATCCTCAGGGAAATATTCCCCTGATCTTTATTGCATCCACGACCCTTCTCAGAGCAGCGATCATCGCGGCATCTCTCCAGATTATGTCGCTGTATTCCCTCTTGATTGAAAGCAGTTCGTTGAAGGCCTTTACAAGAATCTTTTCAAGCTCGTGATTGACCTTCTCCAAGTCCCAGAAGTACCTTTCGAGGTCCTGCACCCATTCGAAGTAGCTGACGACAACACCACCCGCATTTGCAAGAATGTCAGGAACAATAAGCTCACACCTGTTGTCCAGATGTTCCTCAGCCTTTGGCGAGACGGGACCGTTTGCGCCCTCAACAATCATTCTGGCTTTAACATTCTTCACATTTTCCTCATTTATGACGTTCTCAACCGCAGCAGGAATTAGAATGTCCACCTCCAGTTCGAGAAGCTCCTCATTCGTGAGGAACGTGTCTGTACAGCCCACTACACTGCCGGTTTTCTTCTTGTGTTCAAGCACCCTGTCCGGATCGAGGCCTTTCTCGTCAAAGATCCCACCTCTGCTGTCAGATACCGCAACAATTTTCGCACCCATCTCATGCAGGGTTTTTGCGGCCCAGTAACCCACATTCCCAAATCCCTGGATGGCAACACTCGCACCTTCAAGCTCAAGCCCGATGGCCTTCGCAGACTCTCGTGTGATTATTGCAACACCCCTCCCCGTTGCGGAGGTTCTCCCAAACGATCCTCCGAGGTCAACCGGCTTTCCGGTTACAATTCCGGGGACAGCATACCCCTTGAAGTTGCTGTAGGTGTCCATTATCCAGGCCATGACCTGCTCGTTCGTGTAAACGTCTGGAGCAGGAATGTCCCTTTCAGGACCCACAAACGGAATCAGGGCTGTTGTGTATCTCCTTGTCAGTCTCTCAAGCTCCCGGGTGCTCAGTTTTTTCGGATCCACTCTGACTCCGCCCTTCCCACCACCGAACGGTATGTTTACGAGGGCGCACTTCCAGGTCATCCACATTGCCAGAGCCTTCACCTCGTCCAGAGTAACCGACGGGTGATACCTTATCCCACCCTTGTACGGTCCCCTGACTCCGCAGTGCTGCACCCTGTATCCCGTGAACACCCTGAGCGAGCCATCGTCCATTTTCACCGGAATTTTTACCTCCACAGCCCTGTCCGGATACTTCAGATACTCCACAATATCTTCCTCAATTCCAGCAATTTCCCCGGCCCTTTCAAGCTGATAACAGGCCATTTCATACGGATTCATCCAACCACCTCACAAACCCGTATTCCTTTCCAATTTCAAGCCATGCCCATGCCCACACAACACATTCAAAAGCCCTCACAAGGTCATTTATCTCCAGAAAGTACTTTGAATCGGAAATGTACGCTCTGATGTTCTCCACAAAGCGACTATCACCTTCAAAATCAATGTTCTCGATTTTCTCCAGCCATTTGAGCGTTTCCTTTTTCAAATCTTCCTCCAGGCTCATGCTTTTTTCACCCTCAGTTTCAGACCCTCCCTTCCAACAACCTCGACAGCATCACCTCTCTCAAGCACATCATCGCTCTCTATGTTCCACAGCTCGCCATGAATTCTCGCTACACCTTTACCATTCGAAAAGCTGAGAACCTCTCCCTTTTCGCCAATTAGAGCCTCAGCACCAACCTTCTTTCTCTGGTCTTTCAGCTGGACTATTTTAACCATCATATAGGTAACAACTCCACCGAGACCGAGGGCCATTCCACCCGCAAGCAGGTAAAAACCCCTGTAAAAGTCTTTGGGCATCAATGGCTCCTCATACAGAGTCAGAATTCCCAGAACAATGCAGATTACTGAGGCGGCACCGAGAATTCCGTAGGTTGGCGTAACCATTTCAGCGATGAAAAGCACTATCCCCAGCATGATGAGAAGTGCTCCGAGGTAATTGATGTTTATGACACCGAGACCAAAAAGAGCAAGTATGAGGGAAACCACTCCCACAATTTCTGCCCCCATTCCAGGGGATGTGAGCCCGAAGACGAGAGCGTAGATGCCTATGATCAGCAGGATTGATGCTAGCTCTGGAGACGACAGTACTTCATAAATTCTCGCATTAGCAGGTTTTTCAAACACAACAATTTCCTCATCCGCAAGTTTCAGCATCTTTTCGCCACTGGCAGTCATAACCACCTTGCCATCTGCCATCTCAAGGAACTCATCCCTGCTGTCGGCGAGAATGTCAATTATGCCGTAATCGTAAGCCTCTTTTGCCGATGCGGTGTATGCTTCCGTAACAAACTTTTCAATTGCTGTCTCGTTTCTGTCCCTTTTCTCAGCTATGGACTTCGCATATTTGGCCAGGTAGTTCACAGTTTTCTGCTCAACCTTCTGATCTGTAACTCCAACAGATATGGGCGTTGCCGCACCAATGGAAGTCCCGTTGGACATTCCGAGAACGTTTACCGAAACAGCGATTAGCGAGCCGGCAGATGCGCAGAAAGCTCCTGGAGGGACATAGGCAAGAACTGGAATATCAGAGTTCAGGATCAGAGACACTATCTTCTCAGTTGAAGAAACCAGACCTCCCGGAGTGTTGATTAAAATAAGTATGGCATCGAAATTTTCCTCCTCAGCCTTGGTGAAGGCAGACTGAAGGGTGAGGTATGTGCCTTCATTAATCGTACCATCAATCCTGACCTCCAGAATCTGGGCGCTGGAAATGTGAGTGAGAAGTGATAATGCCAGAAGGAAGTAAAGGCACTTCTTCATGGAATTGATAACGAGATGAAAGTTAAAAAATTATTCGATATAAATGGCCGGCTTGCCCGGCATCGAAACTTTCCTCTTCTGCTCGGGGACCTTCGAAATGTCGAACTCCACAGCAAGACCTGTTTCACGTTCGATGAAGTCCTTCGCACCCTTCACGATCCTTTCCTCATCGAGGTTCGCAAGCTCAAAACCCTCCCTGAATATTCTCTTCAAGAAGGCCTGAACTTCCCTTGCCATCGTCCTGAGCCTGTCGTCTTTCATCAGCTCCTTCATCGCATCTTTCAAGCTTCCTGCGTTCTGTGCGGCCTCAACAGCTTTCCTTTTCCATTCTTCGGCAAAAACGATGTAAACCCTTTCTGGATTTTCGATGAACTTCTTAACCTCGTTGATGTCGTCAATGAGTGATTTCAGGTACTCTTCAGCAATTTCAGCCTCTTCATCAACTCTTGTTTCGTCATATTCAGGGTAGCTCTCAAGAGAAATGAATGTATCGTGCTTCCAGTGCCATATCTCCTCACAGAGGTGCGGTATGAAGGGTGTGAGCAGCTTTAGCCAGTCGTCAAAGATTATGGTCAGATTTTCCCCACCCCTTCTAAGGTACCATCTGACAACGTTCATAGCCTCGAAGAAAGCAGTGTTTATGGCTCTCCTCGTTTGCAGAGCATCCATTGCCTCTCTTGTCTCTCTGATTATCTTCTGGAACTTGCTGACGAGCCACCTATCAAGCCCGGTAATTTCACCCGGCTCTTTGAGGTAGTATTTCTCAGCCAGGCTGTAAAACCGTCTCAGATGGGTTGAGACGTTCTCAACTTCCTTCCTCTTCCAGTCCGCATCACTCTCATACTCTGAAGCGTGGAGGATGTAGAGTCTCGTAACATCCGCGCCAAATTCCTTAACGGCCCTCTTCAGGGTCAGCAGGGGGCCTTTACTCTTGCTCATTTTTTTGCCTTCGAGGCTGACAAATCCATTCACGGCTATTGCCCGTGGCCAGTAATCTTTCGGAAAGAGCGCTATGTGGTGGAAGAGGAAGAAGAGCAGATGGTTGGCCACAAGGTCCTTGCCACTGCTTCTGAGGTCTACAGGATACCAATAATTGAATTCGACCCTCAGCTTTTCAAGGAAGTCAGCATCGAGACCGGTTTTTTCGGCCACTTCTCCAACATCCCCTTTTCCGAGGAAAACATAGTCGAAAAATTCAGGAATGAGGTTTTCAGCTCTTAGAGATCCGTCATTAATGTACCTGGCTATGATGTAATACGCCATGTATACTGTCGAATCCGAAAGGCTTTCGATGAGCCATTCCCTGTCCCACGGAATCCTCGTTCCGAGACCTTTTCTTCTCGCACAGGCCTTGTCCTTAAGCCACTCAATTTTATTTCTGAATTCCTCTTTGTAGTAATCCGGGATTATGGCCATTTCTTCGAGCCATTCAAGAACCTTCTCCTTCCACTCCGGGTTGGAATAGTTCAGGAACCACTGGTCCCTCACAACCTTAACCACACACTTGGTTCCACATCTGCAGATGACAGGTTTTTCGCTGAACTCAAAGAAGACATCTCCGTTGCCAGAGTTTACGAGGTCTTCGTGAACCCTGTCCTTGGCGATGGAGACTCTGAGCCCGGCATACCTGCCGGTGTTTTCGAGCATCACACCCTTGTGGAATTCTTTCTTGTAAACCATCTTCGTTGCTTTTTCCAGAAGTTCCACATCATTCTGGCTTTCAACGCCAAGCTCTTCAACAACATCCTTTGCGGGAATCTCGAAGTCCTCACCCTCTATTTCTATTAGCACGATTGGTCTGATGTCTTTCAGGATGTCCTTTGAAATTCCGTATTTTTCGAGAAGATCGCTTTTTTCGAGGTCCTTCAGCGCAACGTAGTCAAATGGGGCGTGAGCGGGGACACTCATAACAACTCCGGTGGCGTTGTCCGGATCAACAAACCCGGCAGGAAGCACCGGAACCTCGGTACCGGTAACAGGATTTACGGCATATTTCCCAAAGAGCCGGGAAGCTTCAAGGTCCTCCAGAAATCGGATGTTCTTGTCAGTGAACCTGAGTTTCTCATAAGCCTCCCTGCTCACAACCCACTTTTCGCCGTTAACCTCCACCACAGCGTATGTGGATGGCTTTAGCCACAGGTTTGTAACGCCAAACACCGTCTCAGGCCTGAGAGTCGCAGCCGGCAGAACGAGGTCATCAATTCTGAACTTTATTACCGTGAACTCAACGATGGTTGCATCCTCTCCTGCCAGGAGGTCATGGTCCTCAACCGGATTGTCGTCGTTGGGGCAGTACCTGACCGGGTGAGATCCCTTCACAATAAGCCCCTTCTCCTTCAGCTTCCAGTACTGCCACTCTATGAATTTCTGATAAGTTTCATCCATTGTTGTGAACTTTCTCCTCCAATCAATTGAATAGCCAATGATCTTCAGCGCCTTCTCTGCCTCTCTTGAGAAATATTCAACGATTTTTTCGGGAGTGGTTAGCTGAACCAGTTCCTCGAAAGGAACGTCATGATACTTGGTGTAAACTTCAACCGTTCTCTCGTCCCTTTTCGCTATAAGTTCCGCCAGACCGATTATCGGTGTGCCGGTTACATGAAACCCCATTGGAAAGAGGACGTTATATCCCAGCATCCTTTTGTATCTTGCAACGGCGTCACCTATGGTGAACGTTCTCGTATGTCCGGCATGCAAATTTCCGTTGAGGTAAGGATACGGAATGGTTATGAAGAACTTTTTCCTGTCCGACATTTCGGGCTGAAAGGCCCTTCCTTCTTCCCACGCTCTCTGCCATTTCTCTTCAATCCCGTGAAAGTCCATGTCCAAAAAATGATTCCTGATTAAAAATATTTACCCATTTTATCATGGAAAGGCGGTGAGATCAAATAAAGAACATTCAAAACGAAGAGAGCATACACTGCGGGGGTGTAGAAGACAGACAGGATCAGGATTATGGCTGTTATCGACAGCAGGGCAGTATTCCTTATTTTCTTATAGGTTATGTTGCTTATCATGAAAAACGAAAGGATGATGCTGAAAAACCCCGCAGCAAATTCTCCAAAAAGGATTGCGGAGGTTATTACCGCCAGAGAGGATGAGGTTATGGGAAACCCCATGAAGTCCTCTGTGTCCTCGGCCGTGAACCTTGCGAGCCTGTACATTCCCGCAAGCAGATACGGCAGCGAGTAATACGGTATGAAAAACGCCGTTGCAACTCCAAACGATACGAAATCGGCCAGCGAATCGACGAACTTGCCGTATTTACCTGAATAACCTTTTCTCGCAAAGTACCCATCAAAACCGTCCATCAGTGCCGCGATGAATATGAAACGCATGTCATTGAAGATTATCGCAAGAAAGCCCGCAACGACGTTCGAAAAGGAGAAGTAATCTGCAAAGTCGAGATGTCGCTTCATTCCATCACCGCCACAGTCTGACCCGCCTTTATCTTCTGTCCCTTTCGCACCACAAACCGGAAGCCTTCGGGAATCTCCAGAGCCACCCTTGAACCAAATACGATCATGCCAAGCTTCTGGCCCTTTTCAATGGTATCCCCTTCACCAACATAGCATAAAATCCTTCTCGCAAACACACCGGCTATCTGTTCCACTGCAAATACACCCTCATCACTTGAAATCACTATCCGGTTCCTTTCATTCTCTGAAGCTTTTAAAAAAGCGGGCTTAAACCTCCCAGGCCTGTATTCGATTTTTTTCACAACTCCATCCCATGGGGAGAGGTTGACGTGGCTGTCGAACAGGCTCATAAAAATCTCAATTCTCCTGCCGTCAACGTGCACAACCCTTCCATCTGCCGGTGAAACCACACCTTCCTGAATCTCTCTGCCCGGCTCTCTGAAAAAGAAGAGCGTGAAGGCTATGAAAAAAAGTGGTGCTGCAGCAAGGTAGGGGTTCAGCAGATAACACAGAGGGGTTATCAGAAGCAGTGCTGCAACTACTCTCTTTCCTGCCGGCTCCATGCTCTCACGACCTCGTCCTTGAGATTGAAGATCATGTCTGCAAATTCAGGTAGGAATCTGAATACTGTTAGCGAGATAACAATTAAAGCTATTGTTGCAAGAACCTTGGATATTACGTGGTGTGCAATGTAGAAACTCTCCGGCCCAAACCATTCCCCGCCAAATGCTGCAACTATGAAGACGTTTCTGAGAAGATTGAGAACGTAGATTACAGGAACTGAAGCCATGAAGGCGTAAAACCTTCTTTTCAGTTCAGCACTGGTGGATATTGCAATGCCTGCAAAAAGCGCCATGCTTTCAATGCCCGTGCACGCCAGGATTATCTCAACATATTTGCCCATGTACTCTATGAGGTTGTAGCCAAACGGTGTGAATTCAAATCCCAGATTCCGGGCAAGCCACACGGTCGTATCCCTGGTATGCTCTATCAGGATCGCTTTGAGGGGTGTCAGAGAGAACGAAAAGTAAACAAATGACGATATCAGCGCCACAGACGTTGCTGAAATGAAGACTTCAAGCCGATCGGTTCTGAAAATCGTCAGACCGAGAAACGTGAATGTCAGAAATGCAAGAACCATGACGCCGGTGTTGAAGTAATCTGAGATCTCGAGGTAATGAGGGACTTTAAAGAGCCAGGAAAGCCCGAAGAAGTGCCAACCGAGAAAACCCGATAGCCTGTTTCTCGTAAAAATGAATATTGCCATGAATGCCAGCGACAGGAATTCAAACATAACCGGGAAAATTTATTTACTGAATTTAAGTTATTCGGATGTGGATCTGCACATACATAGCATGTACTCGGATGGTGCTGCAAGCATCGATGAAATTGCGAGAAAAGCGAAGGAGAGGAATTTGAAAATAATCGCCATTGTAGACCACTCAGTTGAACATCCGAAGGGTCTGAATGAAAGGAAGGCGAGAAAAAGGAAGATCGAAATAGAACAGGCTGAATCGAAATACGGAATCAGGATTCTTGACGGAGTGGAATGTGGCATTCTGGAAGACGGGAAGATAATCCTGCCAAAACATGATTTTGAGCTCGTGATAGCGTCAGTCCACTCGATTGTGCCTCAAAAAGAGATGTACAGGAGGCTGAAGAGAGCTATTGAAGAATACGATTTCCACATCCTCGGCCATCTTCACGCCGGCATATTCTCGCTTGATGGGAGAGCTGAGGAATACGATCTCGAGATACTTGATTTGTTGGAAGAGACGGGGAAAGCCCTTGAACTGAATACACACCACAGCGCACCACCGGAGGAAACCCTGAAACTCTGCCTCAGCAGAAAGATCACATACTCCTTCGGAAGTGATGCCCACACGGTCTCGAGAGTTGGAGACCTTGACCACGCGAAAAGGATGGCAAAGATTTTTCTGAAAAATGGTAGATTTATACTGGATGAGATGCATAACGTTGACGGTTGATGCCATAATACCATACGGGAATGGAATAGTGCTTGTAAAAAGAAAAAACGAGCCATTCAAGGGCAGTTATGCTCTGCCCGGCGGGATCGTGGAATATGGAGAAAGCGTTGAGAGAGCAGTAATCAGAGAAACAAAGGAGGAGACCGGCCTCGACGTTGTGGTTGAAAAACTCGTGGGTGTGTATTCCGATCCGGACAGGGACCCGAGGGGGCATTTTGTCAGCATTTGCTTTCTGACCAGGGTCGTGGGAGGTGAGCTGAAAGCCGGAAGCGATGCGAGGGAGGTAAAGATATTTAAATTGAATGAACTTCCTGAACTTGCATTTGACCATTCAAAAATGATTGAAGATGCTGGGGTGATGATCCGTGGAATTCTGTCCGAAGTGTAAAAGCATAATGATATATCAGGGAGATAAGGCGGTTTGCAGAAAATGCGGTTATGAAAAGGAAGCAGATGATAGCATTAACCTCGTCACGGTTGCAAAAAGGAAAGAAGACGAAATACCAGTTATAGAAGGGGAGAACGTCAAGACCCTGCCCACAACGAATGCGATCTGTCCTGCGTGCGGACACAGAGAAGCTTACTGGTGGCTGAGACAGTTGAGAGCGGCAGATGAGAGCGAAGTGAGGTTTTTCAGGTGTACAAAATGCGGAAAAACCTGGAGGGAGTATGACTGACTACTGGCTGAACCCTCCAGATATTATTACCTTCATCGCATCCTCGACGCTCATGTCCAGATAGACAAGCTCCTCCTCGGGAACGAGTATCACAAAACCCGAGGTCGGATTGGGAGACGTTGGAACGAATACATTCACAAGCTTTTTTCCCGTGCTCTCACAGGCCTGAGATATCTTCGTTCCCGAAGTGAATCCGAGAGCATACATCCCCTTCCTCGGGTATTCCACGAGTACCACGCCCTTCAGCCTTTCTATGTCAGACTGCAATAGCGTTCTGAGTGCTTCTTTTGTTCCAACATAGATCGTTCTGATCAGGGGGATCTTTTTTATCCAGCCTTCGAAAACATCAATCATTCTCTGACCAAAGGTCCTCGTTCCAACGAAGCCAAGACCAAGAATCACTAAAGCGAGAATAACAAGACTCATCCCCGGAAAGTAATAGGGGCTTTTGGACGCGAACGGTCTCAGAAAATCCTCAACAAAGCCAACTGCCCAGTATATTATCAGAAAAGTTGCCGCCAGAGGGAGAAATATCACAACGCCGGTTATGAACATCCTCCTCAACCTTTCCATAGCCATATACATTCTGGTTAGTGTATAACCTTTCCGCAGTGGACCTAACATAATAACCATAATAATCAGTACCACTACGTTATTATATGGCATTCCGTGAGGATAAAGCCAGATAAATTCAATTCCATGATTATAATGAAAATTATAATTTCAGAAAAATATAAATATTTTATACTATCATGATTATTCTGGAGGTGAAAAGATATGGAGAAGAAGGTCGAGAGAAGGGAGAAGGAAGTTGAGGAAGTGTTCAAGGGAATAAGGATTTACTTCACAGTGTAATAAACCCCTTCATTTATACAATAATGATTTCCGAAATATTTAGATGTTCTATCCGCCCATTTAATATAATATTCCCATTTCCCATACTTCCACTAGTAGTTGCAATTTTTGCAGGGGACATCCAGAGTATATGGAAACCAGTACTATTCACTTTTCTTTATTATCCAGCCAATAATCTGTGGAACCACATTAACGATGCAGAAGACGACTTCAACGCAGGAAAAGATACACCACTAATCAATGAGCAAGTTAGAAAACTTGCGATATGGATATCCACACTATTTTACTTGTGCTCTTTCACATTCCTTCTTTTTTTTTCAAATTACAAATACTCTATTTTAATATACCTCGTTATATTTACAGCAACGTTCCTCTACTCAGACAATCTTCTAACACATTTAAGACTTAAAAAACATTACTTAGGCGAGTTTTTTGTGTATATCGTTGCAGTCCCGACTTACGTAATTCTGATGTATTCAATATTAAAGCCACCAGATTTGACCACTCTAAAACTCGTTTTACTATTTACACCAATTATGATTTCAACACTTTTCATAAAAGACCTCAAAGATATCTCAGCAGATAAATTAGCGGGCCTAAACACTTTTGCAGTGAGATTTCATTATAAGACTTTACTAAAATTATTCTATTTTTCATTGATAGTCTATTTCGTACTAGAGTTCATAGTATTCTGGAAAGATATATTGCAGGTCGCAGTTTTACCCTTAACAATTGTGATTTATTCTATTCTGAAGCTATATAAAGAAAACTGGGAGATTTCTCATAAATCTGTAGAATACATTCAGTACTCTATCATGTCGGGGATTCTTTCGTTACTAATAATTCTTTTAATCAAATCATTCATGTTAATTACCCTATTCTAAGGGAAAGCAAGATCGAAGTGCCTGACCCGAAGAAAAATACACCGTTTTCGATTTCAGAGACAAGCTTTTTTTCCGGCAATTTTACAAGTCTTGATGAAGGAGAAGGAGTAAATATGAGCAGGTAATCATTCCCATTCAGTTTTTCAGACAGAAAATCAAAAATCCTGTATGCTTCACCATAATACGCTAGCAAGCTTGTTGAATCAACAAAAAATAGCCTAAATGAGTCTGGACTAACCAATGCTCCCCCAAAATCTACAAACTCATATGGTTTTTCTGAAAAAATCTCACCAAGCATCAAACCATCTTTAACAAAATCACCTAATTCCAAATGATACGGGTAAAAATTTAATGGAAATGCAGTCAAACCCACAACAGATGCTCCAAATGTCTTTTCACTAATTAAAGCCAGTCCAAAAGGAGATATCCCCGAGAAATCACCTGTTTCAACCTTTTCTATAAACTCATCTTTCTCAATCTCAAGCCCCAGTTTCTCCCGTATATAATCCTTAACTGGCATCCCGTTTATCTCCCCAATCACGTTGCCTTCCTTGATCACCCTGACCTCGTCCTTCAGGGCGAAGAAGCTGCTGAGTATCTTCTTGGTTTCTTCAACGCTGTTGCCCCTCTCTGGAAATATGTCCTTGAAGTGAAGCTCCGCATCCCTTATGGCAAGAACGAGAACATTCTGCCCTATGGGCCTGAAGTTGTAGAGAATCAGCGGAGTTTCTTCGTGAACCTCAAGGGGTACGAGATTGATCGAGCCTACAGGGATACCGGAAGTACCGAGGATCCTAAGCACCTTGTTTACGGGTATAAACAGCCTCTCCTTCTGAACCCATTTCGAATAGTCTCTCAGAATCCTCCTCTTGCGGTCCTCGTTTTTGCACCTTCTGTATCTGAACCAGTAAAGTCTGTCCCTCAGAAAACCCTTGAACAGAGTCATTTTCCCGGGAAAATAAAGGGCAGGATAGATCGCAAGGGCCACGTCGTGGCTTTTAATTTTACCGGCAATTTTTTCAAGCTCTTTTTCCAGGTTTCCTCTGCCCGTAACGTGGATTTCGTGGTCAATTTCAAGCAGAACAATGGCAATCCCGTGCATGAATATGCCCTCGTTTGTCCCAAACCCATCCACGAAAAAGATAATGCTGTTGAAAACCAGCAGTTTTTTCAGAAAATCTATTAGCTCGCTCCTGTTTTCGAACAGAGATTGAGTAATGATTACCACACCGAGATTGGGGCTAAAATCGAGTCTTTTGAGTTTGTGTTCAATATCCGCAATTATCGATTTCACGTCCTTCGAGGATGAGGACAGTACGCTATATTTCATTCAGTAAAATTGGTTTTAGAGAGTTTATTACTCTTTTGGCTTCAATTTCAAGTCTGTACTCGGCTATGGGCAGAAACAAAATGCTCAGAACCAGAGTTCTGGTTACAGGAAGAAGAAGAATTTTTATATTACCGACTTTTATTGAAACGTCCTCAAGTTTACGGTTAAAGATGTAATCAAGCAGAGACTTGATGTGTTTCTCGAGAAAGTAAAGATGAGTAAGCACAGCCCGTTCATCTTTGATTTCGGCATAAATGGGGGTGCCATCCACTCTGTAAAGAATGACACCCTTCACTGAGGGGTCGTTTGACAGCTCTTTTATCAGCTTACTTACTCTCTGACTCATAGATCCTCAGCACCCTTTCTATGAGAGATTTTGTCACGGGTACATTTCTGTCAATCATGAACCTGAGCCGCTTCCTAAGGCTATCATCAACCCTTGAGTCCTTAATGGTCGCTTCAACGTCTTCAGCTCCTTTGTATTCATCAATGTCGCTTTCAACAACAATGCCAAGTCCGGGGAATATCCTGTAGGGGAACACGCCATCAGCATGCCAGGATGCACGGTGCTTTATGACCTGTATTGTCCTGCTGAAAGCCTCACCGTATCCAATATTCTTGAGATACACTGCGGAATCTCCAAGGAAAATGGGCAGGGCCACATCGGGCTTGCTGAGCGTTGATGTGAAAGGCTCTTCGACGGTTACTATGGACGTGCCACTTGCTCTGAGCTGATCAAAGAACCAGTTAATGTCCTTCCTGACCGTAAAATCGAGGGATGAGATGAGCGGAGTGAACGAATCAATAACAATTCGGGCATTCCCATCCGAATTGTTCTCGATATAGCCTATAATATCCTCGTTGAGATACGAAATAGAGTCGGCATGACTTCTGGTAACGAGCAGTGTTCCCTCCTCGATAGCCTTCACCAGCTCATACCATCCAAGAGATTCAGCCAGAACCATGATGGCCTTCCCATCCATATCAAAGGAAACATAAATCCCCTTCTCGCCATTTTCAATACCCTTAAGCAGAAACTGAAG is a window of Geoglobus acetivorans DNA encoding:
- a CDS encoding M50 family metallopeptidase, producing the protein MASIRLFRVSGIDVKVHYSLFIVIAFLAYIFYIQEYPYGFRGSEYSAVMAIVAAVSLFLAVFLHELGHAVVSKRFGHNVREIILFIFGGLALIEKPARGMREAIISLSGPAVSVFIAVVFYILSGSSLKPLSEFSAVFYRINLIIAIFNLIPAFPLDGGRVLRGLLSEKIGYRKATYFSAEAGKAIAIFMGIAGLVYNLWLTFIAIFIYLGAAEELKYSRMEALLSRFRVRDIMTTELKTVPPDMTVREFIEFAFKHKHLGYPVMESGRLVGIITLHDVTGRNPEDRISQYMNRELITLSPDEPAMKAFEVMNSTGVGRIPIVENGELVGIITKTDLIRLMQIQEVLRLE
- a CDS encoding Glu/Leu/Phe/Val dehydrogenase dimerization domain-containing protein, with the translated sequence MNPYEMACYQLERAGEIAGIEEDIVEYLKYPDRAVEVKIPVKMDDGSLRVFTGYRVQHCGVRGPYKGGIRYHPSVTLDEVKALAMWMTWKCALVNIPFGGGKGGVRVDPKKLSTRELERLTRRYTTALIPFVGPERDIPAPDVYTNEQVMAWIMDTYSNFKGYAVPGIVTGKPVDLGGSFGRTSATGRGVAIITRESAKAIGLELEGASVAIQGFGNVGYWAAKTLHEMGAKIVAVSDSRGGIFDEKGLDPDRVLEHKKKTGSVVGCTDTFLTNEELLELEVDILIPAAVENVINEENVKNVKARMIVEGANGPVSPKAEEHLDNRCELIVPDILANAGGVVVSYFEWVQDLERYFWDLEKVNHELEKILVKAFNELLSIKREYSDIIWRDAAMIAALRRVVDAIKIRGIFP
- a CDS encoding DUF357 domain-containing protein, whose translation is MSLEEDLKKETLKWLEKIENIDFEGDSRFVENIRAYISDSKYFLEINDLVRAFECVVWAWAWLEIGKEYGFVRWLDESV
- a CDS encoding NfeD family protein, giving the protein MKKCLYFLLALSLLTHISSAQILEVRIDGTINEGTYLTLQSAFTKAEEENFDAILILINTPGGLVSSTEKIVSLILNSDIPVLAYVPPGAFCASAGSLIAVSVNVLGMSNGTSIGAATPISVGVTDQKVEQKTVNYLAKYAKSIAEKRDRNETAIEKFVTEAYTASAKEAYDYGIIDILADSRDEFLEMADGKVVMTASGEKMLKLADEEIVVFEKPANARIYEVLSSPELASILLIIGIYALVFGLTSPGMGAEIVGVVSLILALFGLGVININYLGALLIMLGIVLFIAEMVTPTYGILGAASVICIVLGILTLYEEPLMPKDFYRGFYLLAGGMALGLGGVVTYMMVKIVQLKDQRKKVGAEALIGEKGEVLSFSNGKGVARIHGELWNIESDDVLERGDAVEVVGREGLKLRVKKA